In Tripterygium wilfordii isolate XIE 37 chromosome 15, ASM1340144v1, whole genome shotgun sequence, one DNA window encodes the following:
- the LOC119979944 gene encoding homeobox-leucine zipper protein ATHB-13-like isoform X2, whose protein sequence is MVSFQDVRGNRSPKSFFGQYDFGDNGDEEWDEYFHQPEKKRRLSVDQVHFLEKSFNLENKLEPERKVQLAKDLGLQPRQIAIWFQNRRARCKSKQLEKDFDALQDCYNSLKAEYDSLQDVKDKLKAEVDNLTEKLLLKEKEMGSTESCELNALSKQHPQKPITDLVSEGEVAKISTVACNQDISSAKIDTFDSDSPGCADGVHASLLKTGDSPNVFEPEQSDLSHDEEDDFGKSLLPQHIFPKLKGIDYSDSPANPSNFGFPVEDHALWCWSY, encoded by the exons ATGGTTAGCTTTCAAGATGTTCGAGGGAACAGATCCCCTAAGTCATTCTTTGGCCAGTATGATTTCGGCGATAATGGAGATGAAGAATGGGACGAGTATTTTCATCAGCCGGAAAAGAAGAGGAGGCTTAGTGTAGATCAAGTCCATTTTCTAGAGAAAAGTTTCAACTTGGAGAACAAGCTTGAACCTGAAAGGAAAGTGCAGCTTGCAAAGGACCTTGGCTTGCAGCCCCGTCAGATTGCAATATGGTTTCAAAACCGTCGGGCAAGGTGCAAGTCAAAACAGCTTGAGAAGGATTTTGATGCATTGCAAGATTGCTATAACAGCCTCAAGGCTGAGTATGACAGCCTTCAAGATGTGAAGGATAAGCTAAAAGCTGAG GTTGACAACCTCACAGAGAAGCTGCTtctgaaagaaaaagagatgggGAGCACGGAATCATGTGAATTGAATGCCTTATCTAAACAGCATCCGCAAAAGCCTATTACTGATTTGGTTTCTGAGGGTGAAGTAGCCAAAATTTCAACTGTGGCCTGTAACCAAGACATTAGTTCAGCCAAAATTGATACATTTGATTCAGACAGCCCAGGTTGCGCTGATGGGGTTCATGCTTCACTCTTAAAGACTGGTGATTCGCCAAATGTCTTTGAACCGGAGCAGTCAGATTTATCTCACGATGAGGAAGATGACTTTGGCAAGAGCTTGTTACCCCAACACATCTTTCCAAAGCTCAAAGGCATTGACTACTCTGATTCCCCAGCAAATCCAAGCAACTTTGGATTCCCTGTTGAAGATCATGCCTTATGGTGCTGGTCGTACTGA
- the LOC120016656 gene encoding hypersensitive-induced response protein-like protein 1, giving the protein MGNLFCCIQVDQSTVAIKEQFGKFDEVLEPGCHCLPWFLGSQLAGHLSLRLQQLDVKCETKTKDNVFVNVVASIQYRALADKANDAFYKLSNTKSQIQAYVFDVIRASVPKLNLDDAFEQKNDIAKAVEDELEKAMSAYGYEIVQTLIVDIEPDEHVKRAMNEINAAARLRVAANDKAEAEKILQIKRAEGEAEAKYLSGLGIARQRQAIVDGLRDSVLGFSVNVPGTTAKDVMDMVLVTQYFDTMKEIGAASKSSAVFIPHGPGAVRDVASQIRDGLLQGSAPQ; this is encoded by the exons ATGGGAAATCTGTTTTGTTGCATTCAAGTTGACCAGTCAACTGTTGCTATCAAGGAGCAATTTGGTAAGTTTGATGAAGTTCTTGAGCCTGGATGCCATTGCCTTCCTTGGTTTCTTGGAAGCCAGCTTGCAGGCCATCTGTCACTGAGGCTGCAGCAGTTGGATGTGAAATGTGAGACCAAGACAAAG GATAATGTATTTGTCAATGTGGTTGCGTCGATTCAATACCGTGCCCTGGCAGATAAGGCTAATGATGCATTCTACAAATTGAGTAACACAAAGTCCCAAATTCAGGCCTACGTGTTTGATG TAATCAGAGCGAGTGTTCCAAAACTTAATCTGGATGATgcatttgaacaaaaaaacGATATTGCAAAAGCCGTGGAAGATGAACTCGAGAAG GCTATGTCTGCATATGGCTATGAGATTGTTCAAACGCTCATTGTTGATATAGAACCAGATGAGCATGTGAAACGGGCAATGAATGAAATCAATGCTG CTGCTAGACTGAGGGTGGCAGCCAATGATAAGGCAGAAGCTGAGAAAATTTTGCAAATCAAACGGGCTGAGGGTGAGGCTGAGGCCAAGTATCTCTCAGGGCTTGGCATTGCTCGTCAGCGACAAGCAATTGTGGATGGTTTAAGAGATAGTGTGCTAGGGTTCTCAGTCAACGTGCCAGGGACAACTGCAAAGGATGTTATGGACATGGTGCTAGTCACACAGTATTTTGACACAATGAAGGAAATCGGTGCTGCCTCTAAGTCCTCAGCTGTCTTCATCCCCCATGGACCTGGTGCTGTTCGTGATGTTGCTAGTCAGATTCGTGATGGACTGCTTCAGGGCTCTGCACCACAATGA
- the LOC119979944 gene encoding homeobox-leucine zipper protein HOX14-like isoform X1, which yields MATAGGSGGGGGGSGTDLSVVITTERSPCPSQSLDAFFVSASSPFLGSRSMVSFQDVRGNRSPKSFFGQYDFGDNGDEEWDEYFHQPEKKRRLSVDQVHFLEKSFNLENKLEPERKVQLAKDLGLQPRQIAIWFQNRRARCKSKQLEKDFDALQDCYNSLKAEYDSLQDVKDKLKAEVDNLTEKLLLKEKEMGSTESCELNALSKQHPQKPITDLVSEGEVAKISTVACNQDISSAKIDTFDSDSPGCADGVHASLLKTGDSPNVFEPEQSDLSHDEEDDFGKSLLPQHIFPKLKGIDYSDSPANPSNFGFPVEDHALWCWSY from the exons ATGGCGACTGCCGGtggaagtggtggtggtggtggtggttctgGTACCGATCTGTCTGTTGTGATTACAACCGAAAGGAGTCCCTGTCCTTCTCAGTCTCTCGATGCCTTTTTCGTTTCTGCCTCTTCTCCTTTTCTTG GCTCAAGATCCATGGTTAGCTTTCAAGATGTTCGAGGGAACAGATCCCCTAAGTCATTCTTTGGCCAGTATGATTTCGGCGATAATGGAGATGAAGAATGGGACGAGTATTTTCATCAGCCGGAAAAGAAGAGGAGGCTTAGTGTAGATCAAGTCCATTTTCTAGAGAAAAGTTTCAACTTGGAGAACAAGCTTGAACCTGAAAGGAAAGTGCAGCTTGCAAAGGACCTTGGCTTGCAGCCCCGTCAGATTGCAATATGGTTTCAAAACCGTCGGGCAAGGTGCAAGTCAAAACAGCTTGAGAAGGATTTTGATGCATTGCAAGATTGCTATAACAGCCTCAAGGCTGAGTATGACAGCCTTCAAGATGTGAAGGATAAGCTAAAAGCTGAG GTTGACAACCTCACAGAGAAGCTGCTtctgaaagaaaaagagatgggGAGCACGGAATCATGTGAATTGAATGCCTTATCTAAACAGCATCCGCAAAAGCCTATTACTGATTTGGTTTCTGAGGGTGAAGTAGCCAAAATTTCAACTGTGGCCTGTAACCAAGACATTAGTTCAGCCAAAATTGATACATTTGATTCAGACAGCCCAGGTTGCGCTGATGGGGTTCATGCTTCACTCTTAAAGACTGGTGATTCGCCAAATGTCTTTGAACCGGAGCAGTCAGATTTATCTCACGATGAGGAAGATGACTTTGGCAAGAGCTTGTTACCCCAACACATCTTTCCAAAGCTCAAAGGCATTGACTACTCTGATTCCCCAGCAAATCCAAGCAACTTTGGATTCCCTGTTGAAGATCATGCCTTATGGTGCTGGTCGTACTGA
- the LOC120016655 gene encoding protein QUIRKY-like — translation MTTTSPLPQPPNIVRKLLVEIIDARDLLPKDGQGSSSPYVVADFDGQKKRTSTKFRDLNPVWNETLEFIVSDPDNMDYEELEIEVFNDKKYGNGSGRKNHFLGRIKLYGSQFARRGEEGLVYFSLEKKSVFSWIRGEIGLRISYYDEIVEEEPPPPPPAEKEEAPLPPKSPPAVLVVEEGRGFQAPSYTERLVYGHGHYPEESHSPPVVVIEESPPPVINVQPEPPPQEMHHPPEMRRMHTARVVSGCGGGQRVRVLKRPNGDYSPKVITGKFGGEKTTERIHPHDLVEPMQYLFIRIAKARGLAPNMSPFVKIRTTTHFVRSKPANHRPGESTDSPEWNQVFALGNNSPVTASSTLEISVWDSSSENFLGGVCFDLSDVPVRDPPDSPLAPQWYRLEGDAVDQNSNRVSGDVQLSVWIGTQADDAFPEARSSDALYMEHTRSKVFQSPKLWYLRVTVIEAQDLHIIPNLPPLTAPEIRVKGQLAFQSVRTRGGFMNNHRASIHWNEDLIFVATEPLEDSLVVLVEDRTSKEAILLGHVIIPVNTIEQRVDERHVASKWFAIEGGTSEGCDGGPGGGGSYGGRIHLRLCLEGGYHVLDEAAHVCSDFRPTAKQLWKPAIGILELGILGARGLLPMKAKDGGKGSTDAYCVAKYGKKWVRTRTITDSFDPRWNEQYTWQVYDPCTVLTVGVFDNWHMFTDVSDDTPDYRIGKVRIRISTLESNKVYTNSYPLLVLLRTGLKKMGEIELAVRFACPSLLPETCAVYGQTLLPRMHYLRPIGVAQQEALRGAATKMVADWLARSEPPLGPEVVRYMLDADSHTWSMRKTKANWFRIVAVLAWAVGLAKWLDDIKRWRNRVTTVLVHVLYLVLVWYPDLIVPTLFLYVFLIGVWYYRFRPKIPAGMDIRLSQAETVDPDELDEEFDTIPSSRPPEIIRARYDRLRMLAARVQTVLGDVAAQGERLQALVSWRDPRATKLFTGICLAITIILYVVPPKMVAVALGFYYLRHPMFREAVPPTSLNFFRRLPSLSDRLI, via the coding sequence ATGACGACGACGTCGCCACTACCACAACCACCAAACATTGTCCGCAAGCTATTAGTGGAAATTATAGATGCACGAGATCTATTGCCCAAGGATGGCCAGGGGAGCTCCAGCCCCTACGTCGTCGCTGACTTCGACGGCCAGAAAAAGCGCACTTCCACCAAGTTTCGTGACCTCAATCCGGTGTGGAATGAGACTCTGGAGTTTATTGTGTCTGATCCTGATAACATGGACTATGAGGAGCTTGAAATCGAGGTTTTTAATGACAAGAAGTATGGCAATGGCAGTGGCCGTAAGAACCATTTCTTGGGGAGGATCAAGCTCTATGGTTCACAGTTTGCAAGGCGTGGAGAGGAAGGACTCGTGTACTTTTCTTTGGAGAAGAAGAGCGTGTTTAGCTGGATTAGGGGAGAGATTGGGTTGAGAATTTCTTATTACGATGAGATAGTTGAGGAGGAGCCGCCGCCTCCTCCACCAGCGGAGAAGGAGGAGGCACCGCTACCACCGAAATCTCCTCCAGCAGTTCTGGTGGTTGAGGAAGGCAGAGGATTCCAGGCCCCTTCCTATACTGAGCGTCTAGTTTATGGCCACGGCCACTATCCGGAGGAGTCACATTCTCCTCCCGTTGTGGTCATTGAAGAGTCTCCACCGCCTGTGATTAATGTGCAACCGGAGCCGCCGCCTCAAGAAATGCATCATCCACCGGAGATGAGGAGGATGCATACTGCAAGGGTTGTCAGTGGTTGTGGAGGCGGACAGAGAGTAAGAGTGTTGAAGAGACCAAATGGAGACTACTCTCCAAAAGTGATTACAGGCAAGTTTGGGGGAGAAAAAACGACTGAGAGGATCCATCCGCACGACCTCGTTGAACCAATGCAGTATTTGTTTATCAGAATCGCGAAGGCGAGAGGTTTGGCTCCCAATATGAGTCCATTCGTGAAAATCAGAACAACTACTCATTTTGTCAGATCTAAACCGGCGAATCATAGACCCGGTGAGTCCACCGACTCGCCGGAGTGGAACCAGGTGTTCGCGTTAGGCAACAACAGCCCTGTTACGGCCAGCTCCACGCTTGAGATCTCTGTTTGGGACTCGTCATCGGAGAACTTTCTCGGCGGCGTCTGCTTCGATCTCTCCGATGTGCCCGTTCGTGATCCCCCAGACAGTCCTTTAGCTCCACAATGGTATAGACTCGAAGGTGACGCCGTAGACCAGAACTCTAACAGAGTATCTGGCGACGTCCAGCTCTCCGTCTGGATAGGCACCCAAGCAGACGACGCGTTCCCCGAGGCGCGGAGTTCAGACGCGCTGTATATGGAACACACTCGGTCCAAAGTGTTTCAATCTCCCAAACTTTGGTACTTGCGAGTCACGGTGATTGAAGCACAAGATCTTCACATTATTCCAAATCTACCTCCATTAACGGCACCAGAGATTCGTGTCAAAGGACAGCTAGCATTCCAGTCCGTACGAACAAGGGGAGGATTCATGAACAACCACCGCGCGTCGATCCATTGGAATGAGGACTTGATTTTCGTCGCCACCGAACCTCTCGAAGACTCTCTGGTTGTGCTAGTGGAGGACCGTACAAGCAAGGAAGCTATTCTCCTCGGCCACGTCATCATTCCCGTGAACACTATCGAGCAACGTGTAGACGAGCGCCACGTGGCCTCAAAATGGTTCGCCATAGAAGGGGGGACCAGTGAAGGTTGTGATGGTGGGCCTGGAGGAGGTGGGTCCTATGGTGGGAGAATCCATCTACGGCTGTGCTTGGAGGGTGGATATCACGTGCTTGATGAAGCGGCGCACGTGTGCAGTGACTTTAGACCAACGGCTAAGCAGCTTTGGAAGCCGGCTATTGGCATTTTGGAGCTGGGAATCTTGGGGGCTCGCGGCTTGCTTCCCATGAAAGCCAAAGATGGAGGCAAAGGGTCCACAGATGCTTACTGTGTTGCCAAGTATGGTAAAAAGTGGGTCCGCACGAGAACCATAACCGATAGTTTTGATCCACGTTGGAATGAGCAGTACACATGGCAGGTATATGACCCGTGTACAGTGCTCACAGTTGGAGTATTCGACAACTGGCACATGTTTACTGACGTGTCAGATGACACACCAGATTATCGTATTGGGAAAGTACGAATACGCATATCTACATTGGAGAGCAACAAGGTTTATACGAACTCTTATCCGTTATTGGTTTTGTTACGGACCGGGTTGAAGAAAATGGGCGAGATTGAATTGGCGGTCCGATTTGCCTGCCCGTCATTGTTACCGGAAACATGTGCGGTCTACGGGCAAACATTGCTTCCCAGAATGCACTATCTCCGCCCAATCGGGGTGGCCCAACAGGAGGCATTGCGTGGGGCAGCGACCAAAATGGTAGCGGATTGGCTTGCACGTTCCGAGCCTCCATTGGGACCCGAGGTGGTTCGGTACATGTTGGATGCGGATTCTCATACGTGGAGCATGAGAAAAACCAAAGCGAATTGGTTTCGGATCGTTGCAGTTCTCGCTTGGGCAGTCGGGTTGGCTAAATGGTTAGACGATATCAAGAGGTGGAGAAACCGGGTCACAACGGTTTTAGTACACGTGTTATATTTAGTACTTGTTTGGTACCCGGATTTGATAGTCCCAACCTTGTTTCTATACGTATTCCTGATTGGAGTGTGGTATTACCGGTTCAGGCCCAAAATACCAGCGGGTATGGATATCCGACTCTCCCAAGCAGAAACGGTTGACCCGGATGAATTGGACGAGGAATTCGACACAATACCAAGTTCAAGACCACCAGAAATCATTAGAGCCCGATATGACCGGTTACGGATGTTAGCTGCAAGAGTCCAAACAGTTTTGGGTGATGTTGCCGCACAAGGAGAAAGGCTTCAAGCCTTGGTGAGTTGGAGGGACCCAAGAGCCACAAAGTTGTTCACAGGAATATGCCTTGCCATTACTATAATCCTCTATGTGGTGCCACCAAAAATGGTGGCCGTGGCCTTGGGATTCTATTATCTCCGCCACCCAATGTTCCGGGAAGCCGTGCCGCCGACTAGCCTGAACTTCTTCCGGCGGCTTCCCAGTTTATCGGATCGATTAATCTAG